DNA sequence from the Megalopta genalis isolate 19385.01 unplaced genomic scaffold, iyMegGena1_principal scaffold0624, whole genome shotgun sequence genome:
gaatacgaggtgggttgagtcaatgttcgcatcgttacgcgcgcgcgaataacaagtatatgtCGACGTACGATTCAGCCGAACCGTCCAGCTATCTGATGTATttcgatgttaataatttgtatggcTGGGCCATGTCGCAGCCTTTGCCGCACAGGGGTTTCCAATAGGTTGACGATACGAGTAATTTCAACATCGATTCCGTGCCGATCGACAGTCCCGTCGGGTACATTTTAGAGGTCGACTTAGAGTATCCTCAGGAAATTCATGATGCTCACGCGGATCTTCCATTTTGCCCGATTCACGAGGTTGGGACGTTGCAAAAGAAACTGTTGACAACGCTTAGCGATAAGAATCGTTACGTTCTCCATTATCGATACCTCCAGCAATGTTTgaggtataatttaaaattaaagaaaattcatcggatactgaagtttgaacaatcatgttggttacgccgttacatagatttaaatacgaggttgcgcgccaacgcaaacaatgacttctcgaagaatctgttcaaactgatgaacaatgcaGTGTTTGGAAAAACGATGGAAAACGTTCGAAATCATGTAAACGTAAAGTTGCTCTCGCGATGGAGCGGTCGATACGGGGCTGGACGTTTAATAGCTCGACCAAATTTCCATAGCTGTACTCGATTCTCCGAGGATTTTGTCGCAGTTCAAATGAAGCagctttctattaaattttataaacctatttacataggcatgtcagtgttggacatatctaaattacatttgtatgattttcattatggctacatgcttccaaattttcaagaaagatgcaggattttgtacacggacacggacagtttaatttatcagattatttgcgacgacgcgtacgagatgataaaacgtgacattcaccgatacgatacttgcaattatgacagaaataaCGTGTACGGCGTTCCGATCGCGAATAATAAAGTATTAGGATTAATGAAGGACGAGAACGGAGGTAAAATCATGACAGAGTTTGTGGGTCTTCGCTCGAAAATGTATGCTATTCGAGTACAAGACAAAGACgatgtaaaaaagattaaaggaattaagactaacgtgacgattaaaaatattactttcgacgactatttagcatgccttcacgatcatttagaaaaatcagtttgcgttaaattgataatgtctatacaacatcaagtgtattcagtatcacagagtaaattagcattgagtccatacgatgataaacgatacattttaaacaattcgatcgaaaccCTTCCTTGGGGACATTATAAAATCGCGAAAGGGGGAGGCAGGAGGGAGAGGGAGTGAGGGGAGTGAGAAAAAATAAAAGCGgttatataatttcatcgatgtttcgaatcccgtgttgcgcgcgcgcgtgttcactTTTATTTGTAAGCGGAAAAGGGGCGTATACGCTCCTTGTATTGTTATCTTGCGTGTAAGAAGGGGGGAAAAATGGTAGGGGAATTGTATATATAAGCTTTTGGCATTGCGTACAGCGAGTAGTGCGTTCTACAGATTACTTTCTTATAGCGCAGTTGTtcttcaatattataatattcacaatgtcaaatcaaatcaataattttttacataaaaatggatctcacaacgattataaaaattatgggtaagtaaaagaaagtttgaagggaataaaatgttccttttatgaaagaagaaaaaaaatattgtatgttATTTCTTTTCTAGATACTCCATTTCGATGAAACGGTCGTTTCAACAGTCGCAACCCCAGTCGCAGCAGAAACAGTTGCAGATACTGCGCAACGCACGAATCTTGGGTAGAAGATACTCCATAGCCggcaattatttcaagttccttgaaatttgtgtacgcgtggatgaaaatttgcgcgtcgagtttgtcttgggggacaatcgtggaacagagatttctttttcaatggctacgtggaaactgctggtgaaaactagagattatattcacaattacttcgacgcggacaagaaggaaaaacaaattgatgagactttatcgttacaaattgttaattttaatggaatgagtctaatcaagttgttcgattctcaagcattgatttatgttacgaaagagacgatggataatttgtacaaattagagttatgtatggatcatatgtattcatggttattagaaaatattccagaaattcaggatagattcgcgaagctcgttgacattgtaaaaaactccaataacgagcagaattatgcgaccgtaatttttacaaacgaattgttcgaacgaaattgtCTGATCGATTGCGAATTGTTAGCTTTATGTTTAGATCTAATCGTATCGAAAGCGAATCGTTGAAATTGTGTGCGTGTGGggggaattaattagtattaatgtaaaaagcatttatgtattttttcatgtttattagagaaacaaaaataaacattacattatacaattaaagtacagatgatttctttatccaagagttatgtgacgaatccagccccaaccattttacatatatttcatttccttttcgacgcaatactttttctactaaatacacgtcggcatatTTGGTAGCGCGTATCTCGTATTCGTAAAATCCTCCAGCGATAGGTTTGTTCTGCAAATCAACCAAAAGGTACGTGACGgggttcgttcgtttcaccgtcgcgatcttaaatacttccgttgaccagttcggcgtgtatcctttgtcgaatacggttttgaacttgctgatacgcacatagtcgccaactttgaatttcgcaggaccggcgatcttGACGTTGCTGTATACGGTAGATAAAAGAtgcttctcatttttatgattcacGTTTGCAGGTCGCATACGAATGGTGCGATGTTTTTGATTATTGTAGTCCTTAATCAACGTGGGTAGCTCGTCGATCCAACGATATTTTCCgctcaacgagaaaaatttccacatgttgttcttcaatgtacgattgaatcgttcgactatggacgctttcatagtgctgaatgtggaatagtggttgatgttacgtttcttcagatattcttgaaaatctttattgtagaattctttccccatatcggtttgcaaattgttcggtattcgaccatcttttttcaacaccgacgcgaaagctttgcacacatCGTCAGCATTTTTGCTTTTTAAAGGAACGGCCCAGGCATACTTGCTGAATGTATCGATTATCGTAAGAATATATCGATGTGCTCGATTCTCTCTTGCGTACGGTTGAACTTCAACGATATCAGCTTGCcagagatcgtcgagtcctcgcgtaACCACTCGCCTCCGCCGGAAGTAACGtctcgccggagcatgcagttcattcACCAAGTTCACTTTGTCGCCGCTCATGATTTCACCTTATCAGTCTGCGGTCGCTCGGaattaagatacgctaatttaGTTATCCTTGCGTTGACCGCTGCCGCGCTCTCTTTTgagttatcgatgaatctgcggtcgcttgaaattaagatacgctaatttaattatccttgcgttcTCGAAGTCTTTTCGACCGCTGTCGCGTCctcttttgcgttatcgatggACTTTTCAGCTATTGACGCTTTTTGCATTATCGGAATCTCTTCTGTGGTTGCTGCTACCGCTCGAAAGCGACGCGCACACTGTGTTGCTGCTGTTCTTCGATACGTCGCATTTGTCCGTATATTTCGgtaaatttctctaataaagatTTATGTAACTGTTCGAATTTCGCGACTATGTTCCCCTCTCCAGTCAGCTCGAGTAATCTCTTGTACATAGCAGTATTAAGCCTTTCGAACCTGTCATCCAATTCCTTGCCAGTTTCAAAACCGCCTACTGTAACTTTCTTTTGCAGTTCGTCTACGAGTAATTCAAGTTGCGCCAACTTTCCCTGATTCGCTTTGCCAGTGCTCGTAAGTTCCTCCAAGTTGtggattttatttaatatttgattttcaaggttatcaatctttttcggccagttgctgttaactttgtgttccacacttgcaagtttgtgctcgatgttgccagcaaatttcacaacggcattcaatttttctcgatcCACGATACCCTCAGCTTTCGTTGTTTCGAACAACTTATCCTCCAGCTCGACAAATCTTTGACGTAGCTTTTCATCGATACTTTTATTATTCTGCTCGATGCACGTCTCAACGTGTTTCTTCAGATTCTCGTGATTGGATTCGTCGTTTGTCACGAATTTTTGGAGAATTTCGATCGCGCGTTTCATCGAGTGAACATCGTCGATAGTTTCATACAGGTCGTACGTAAATGTTTTTTTCAACGAATCGATCGCGTCATCGACGTAACTTTTTGTTGCCGAGTCGCTGGCGAAAACCGGAGTtgccaaatatcgaataattcgagattttgcatcgaaaaattcgttgtcaCTGTTCAAAATTACCGCCCTCTCGTTGATAACGTTGTCGACATACTTCTTCGTTGCAGCGTCGTTGGTGTTAATAGGAACTTTTATACTTTCTATAGGTAGACCCAATGCATCGAACTCGTCATTCTCGTCCGATACGTGtagaacgtattttcttatcATATTTATCAGATCGAACATAAATCTATTGAAATAATTCGTGTTCATTGAATTGtccttgtgatgttcatgtttcGTGTCTATATTCGCCACGATGTCTTGGATAGCCTGCTTTAGCGAATCACGAGACGATGATTTCttgctgctgctgttacgcatcgttgctgctgctactgctccaatttctttcgacaatcgatGTTTTACCGCCGTAATCACTAGCAAAAATGATGCAATCGTCGCAAAAGCATTTTATTTATATGAGCGTGGCATAACCTTGAAGAATTCCTCGGCAACTAATGTCTCCATTTTACCACGAAAACTTTCCTCAAAGATTTTTAGTTGGTTACCGATTGAGCTGTCCGTTTCATCTttcatattctgttttaacgcttcaaccttttgctccaataccgaaaatacgttatcaattttcacattaatttcatcgttatctgaatcaattgatttaattttctgatcactgtcgtattgaaaattatatattttagccaGCACTTTATTCCTCCATTTCTCATTAGTCTGCTGTATATCTTTCGTTAGtttctcgttagccgttattttatccatgagttcggatttccatttcgcactagtctctttggcatccttcgccaacttttcattagccgttattttacccacgagttcggatttccatttcACACTAGTccctttggcatccttcgccaacttttcgttagccgttattttacccacgagttcggatttccatttcgcactagtctctttgacatccttcgccaacttttcgctagccgttattttatccatgagttcggacttgcattttaggctagtctgtttggcatccttcgccaacttttcgttagccgttattttacccacgagttcggatttccacttcgcactagtctgtttagcatccttcgccaacttttcgctagccgttattttacccacgagttcggacttgcattttaggctagtctgtttggcatccttcgccaacttttcgttagcagttattttatccatgagttcggacttgcactTCTCGCTAGCCTGTTTGGCAtctttcgccaacttttcgttagccgttattttacccacgagttcggacttgtattttacaccggcctgttcgacacccttcgtcattttttcgttagctgttatttttctacgaagctcgtcgtcgcctcttttcgatacatcgtcaacgtacgatctagtggccgcgtcatcgttttgaagcggttccgccaaatgtttgatcctcttgtttcgagctgtgtacgattccgttgagaagcacatcgtattattctgcatgtactcgtgaagcgatgacgtgACAGTATCGTCGCCTATCTttgaaacgcgatcgacgtacagtttggtggctgcgtcatcgttcgtcgtaggatttgcgacacgagcgatcttagcgcctcgcgcatcgtacaaattgccgatcgcgcatatggcattgtcgtgtacataatttttacatatcgaatagaaagttgaaatatctgccagtactttcgactcgggcgtactatgtttatacaacgtaccaaatttattaatagacattttttttcgtttctcggttcagttgttttcttctcctttcttcttcttcttcttctttaacaccaacaactcgagtagatcttgctgttgctcgatctgttgtatttgtcgacaaatgtcgtcgagtctgaactcaatatttttaaatctgtcctcccaattttcatctacggataacgtttgattggtttcgcagcaattccaacggatactcattttatcgaaccatttgataaatttaccaacaggcatttcattcgtcactaacgtaataaatattcgagcaatttaatttataatcaatccagcttcgcgaagttcttcgattatgcATGTTATTTCATTGTTGTGGTTGGTATGACcagcatttttcgatgcaaTCAACAATTTCAGACGAtctaccagctcatttgggtcatcccaatgcacataatcgaccggattgttggttacacgcatcatcgtcgttggaatatttataccttttccacgtaacgctgagaacagtggtcctataatagttttgtacttgtagcccttgtttcccattatctgattaccacgtcggtgcgcatgcgtagcgatgagaatgtttctataaatttccttatcattctcggtgtacaggttctcgttgggtattcttttgaatatcaattcgtagagacctggagttcctctgtacctaattttattaataacaatatcatcgttgctttccacgtcgaacgcaacgtttccaagcatcagtttgttattatgaaaatacactccgtacacattgtcctgacttttcggcggtccgctaaagaaatttctcaagtattcgctcgctaaaggtccaagattactgaacaaatgctcgtattcgtcgcgatgcttttcagggcttctcaaaatatttcgcaccgatgattccagcgatgttgcagccgttggagatgattcgaaagctacctcccgatgcattgaaggtgttggttcgagcaccatattggtgttcgcatcatcgtcgtcgtcgtcgtcgtcgtcgtcgtcgtcgtcgtcgtcatcgtcaacatagtcggcgtcatcgctgacaccgatgggggaatatactttattcttcttcttcttctttttcaaatgcatccttggagttaatgccgcttcatcgtgtgtcctctttttcttaataaattctctctccactttcttcttcttcttcttcacagagTACAGCGACTGCTGTGTTTGCAAATCCAACGatcggtcagcatttgatgtattatctttcgcttccgtagctgtattttgaaccagctgtttcaacggttccacgatcggacgtaaattcgtctcaatgttagactgtacatccattttcccaactttcaaggctaaactctttttacgtatgacgtcactggtcttagctatttccttaacgatggcagctcgcaggtttttctttgacggacgcatatcgagtgggagcacgatgtgacatcgacacctcttaccgtccaaatgagctggatcacagcacgacgaattccttaaatccgcgtctgtaacgtcctcggttcacagggctgtctttgtcgattacaaggaattcatacttgtttcgccaacaccttgaacaaactgcgttgaaactttcgaacgacatatcagtattcacatgatcctgatgaacgtgtcgcagattcatggcatcttgattgaatagaatcaatagattggcattgtcgcgaatcaaatgtttgggtattctcgcgtatgattgcgacagatagaaacaatcgacgtgcgaatgtctgcccatcgcgaaatattctctcataacgtcctgttcatcacaagcaacgtcgtcgaagataaatatcgaattcggtcgagcatccgccgggggaatcacgtccgcgttgtccgaataggcaaagtaacctacgtccttgcctacatgcgagaacaagttgttcaagtattgatattttggttGACGTaccgatttcgaatacacatacacatttgcgaatcgcagtccattcgagctttccaacaggctaatcatgacgttcgttttaccacatcctgacgggccgcttatcacgcatcgtatagtactcggtagcaatggcccatgcttccgaattatctcgtcatggtcgtcgaacgtgcggtaggtcggaacccggatattcaaggactgtcgtacgaaacgcatgctctctctcgactgtcttttgttatgctaaattttcttctcgaacgataaggtatttatacgaggactcaagcatcatagatatcagtcttctcgtattcaaatgatagagcacatctccatgtaactaacgcacgtacattttttttgttcattatcaatcaaagaatttttgacataacagcttcatataccgctacagactggtaagaaacagctctgtataccgctacagactggtataaacagctctgtataccgctatagactggtaagaaacagctctgtatacagctctgtataccgctacagactggtataaacagctctgtataccgctatagactggtaagaaacagctctgtataccgctacagactagTAAAAAACATTTCCTGACAAGATTAGGTATGAGTCTgataaggaagaagggtcgacgagcggttaaggggaagaagaagaagaacgacagtagctacaatattggaagaattctaccaattgccaaacgaggtggttttctaccgctgctgtttcctgctttgggagctttgggggcattgtcaggcggtgctgctgcagtggctaaaacgataaacgaggcgaaagctgcgaagaaacaattggaagaattggAACGACACAATCGTGCCATGGAGGGCCGTGGAGTGTATCTCGCACCATACAAGCGTGGGAaaggaataaagaaaaaaaaaggaagacgaaacaaaaaagtagataactcaacgacggatcttgaattgaaaattgcctgtagaaaattaccacattttcgcggagttttcatgctcgATGCATTGCCCAATAAAATATGGATGAATGAACGAGGAATAGTCAATCTGGATAGCAGTCATGGTCCAGGAACACACTGGGTTGCATATATAAAGCAGAAGTCgcgaatcagctacttcgatagttttggaaatcttcaaccaccaatcgaattaattcgatacttcggaccgaacgtggtaatctcatacaatcgcaagaattatcaaaattacaacgaaagcgtATGTGGACAATTGTGCGTAAAATTTTTGCGAGAATCTCTGACATAgcatttttaatcattctaccGCCGCTGCAAGAATGTcttacacgttcacgttatcgggaagaagtagcgtcttatcgtccaagtacttcccgcctatagatctgagcaatgccaactacgaactgggtctgctcgatttgcaaacttattacacaataccaaacatcagttcgaatattggaaacaataaattttatttcgacgacaAAGATGAAGAGATAAGCATTCCAGATGGTTCGTACgaactggaggcgatcaacgcttacttgaggcgcgaGATAAGCATGCGGTATCCTGCAGCCAAAGATAAGAACGATCCGGAATACCCGCTGATCTTGCGAGCgaacaacaatactatgaaaagcgaaattaaaagcgcatataagataaaTTTTACAAAGCCTAATAACGTGGGCCCTATTCTAGGATTCTCTATGAATCGTGTTTTATCGCCAAACACATGGCATATATCGGACAcccccgtgaatatcattaatacgaatattattcgaatagaatgcaacgtaaccaccggttcgtacgataacgggaaactggttcacacgatacacgaattcgcgcccaacgtgtcgccagggtataaaatatcggaaacgccggcacgagtcatttaccttccgatcgccacacggtcaatggatgatttaacgattcgcattgtggaccagtcgggacgtttaattgattttcgaaacgaagaaatcacgatacgattgcacgttcgtcgaaccatcTCATAACCTCGGTAAAGAAACGTCATGCTAATTCACAATAATACGCCAAGCTTCAAAGACGGTgtatcgttccaaaataataataataataacaatagtaataaggAGAATAAGACGAGGAAATTAACTGCACGAAACGTTAAATATCTACAATCTTTGGGATTTGTCGTCAACAAGTAATCGCACGCCCTCGCATCATGTCGTatgacattttgaacatctccgaagcaccgatcttcgacaatcgaataactaagatcgaactgcacacctacaatccgtacgccaacactacgtttggaaacagcgatgagataagaatacccattcaacatcaagacttgtacactcttccgtgtaaaagcttcctatacgtggagggaagactcagcctaccgggaggattggcaaacgacacggtagctctagacaacaatgcggtggcgtttatgttcgacgagatacgttacgaactgaacggagtggaaatcgatcggtccagaaatcccggtacaacgacgaccttgaagaattatgcgagtctgaacattacgaagaacaacgcgctgtccaacgcagGCTGGATGTACAggaacgatgatcaacggaggaaaaatctcatcgcaacgcctacgaattttcgaaatttcaacttttgcgtgcgtatgaacacattgctaggcttctgcgaagattacaaacgcgttgtaataaatgctcggcacgaattgattttgattcgcgcgcgcaacgacgctaacgcgctacgaagctggtccgacaatgtgaaacctgtcctggatttgtataaaattcaatggagaatgccacacgtcgctttggatgaaatacacaagttgtcgatgctgcgtattcttgagagcgaaagatcgatcagcatgagtttccgttcgtgggaactgtacgaatatccgatgctgcaaacaaccacgaagcacacgtgggcgataaaaacggctccgcaaatggaaaaaccgcgatacgtgatattcgcgttac
Encoded proteins:
- the LOC143263455 gene encoding uncharacterized protein LOC143263455, translating into MSVLDISKLHLYDFHYGYMLPNFQERCRILYTDTDSLIYQIICDDAYEMIKRDIHRYDTCNYDRNNVYGVPIANNKVLGLMKDENGGKIMTEFVGLRSKMYAIRVQDKDDVKKIKGIKTNVTIKNITFDDYLACLHDHLEKSVCVKLIMSIQHQVYSVSQSKLALSPYDDKRYILNNSIETLPWGHYKIAKGGGRRERE